In the genome of Pontibacter actiniarum, the window ATGAGCGGTAGCTTTTAACAAAAGCACCAGCGACTGTAAACAAATGGCAGCCCTGTTAGTAGTACTACTAACAGGGCTGCCATTTGTCAATTTGCTCTTATGAGCGGAAGCAAGTATGAAGGTACGGTTGGTTTGGCTTCTCTTTTCAAAAGGAGTACCTTCACCTGTAGGGGCATCGATTGCGCCTGTTTTTGCAACGCAGCTGCAGGGTAGCACAAAACATACTTCTGAAATTTGAGTACAAAAAGCTATACTATCCCAGTTCAGAAAGCGGCAGTTCATAAGGGAGGCGCGTTTGCCTCCTGGTGGGACATCGGAAGCCAGTTCAGCCTCTCAAAAACACTTACACGTTCAGTACAAACCTAACCAGCAACATTATATGGAAAAGACCTATTATAACCCGGCGGACCTGTCCAAGTTTGGCAACATTTCGGAATTGCAGCCGGAAATGGGGCGCAAGTTCTTCGACTACTACGGCGAAGTGTTTAAAGAAGGTGCCCTTACAGCGCGTGAGAAGGCCCTTATTGCGTTAGCTGTGTCGCATGCCGTACAATGCCCTTACTGCATTGACGCCTACAGCACCGACTGCCTGGAAAAAGGTGCCGATGAGAACCAGATGATGGAGGCGGTGCATGTTGCGGCCGCCATCAAGGGTGGCGCGGCCCTGGTGCACGGGGTACAAATGATGAACAAGATCAAAGAGCTGACAATGTAGTACATGGGATCTTCGGTAAAATCACTTAAAGGGCGGCAGCATGAGCTGTCCGATGCTTTTTTCCAGTTAAACGTACTGCAGGCACCTACGCAGCACGGGGACCAGTTCCCTGCTTTTGCCGGGCGCCTGCAGGAGCACGGCCTATACCCGCTCAAACCCACCGGCACCACTATTCTGCAGGTGAACATGGGCAAAATGTGTAACCAGACGTGCAAGCACTGCCATGTGGACGCGGGGCCGGATCGCAAAGAAATCATGACGCGCGAAATCATGCATCAGTGCCTCGAGGCCCTGCAGCAGTCGCCAAACATAACCACTGTAGACCTGACGGGCGGGGCGCCCGAAATGAACCCGGACTTCCGCTGGTTTGTGGAGGAGCTGTCGAAGCTGGGGCGACAGGTGATCGTGCGCTGCAACCTCACCATCATACTTGCCAATAAGAAGTACCACGACCTGCCAGCTTTCTTTAAACAGCATGGGGTGCACGTGGTGTCTTCGCTGCCTTACTTCCAGGCTTCCCGCACAGATGCCCAACGTGGCGACGGCGTGTTCGAAAAGTCGATTAAAGCACTGCAGATGCTGAATGAGGTCGGTTACGGTTTGGAGGGCAGCGACCTGGTCCTGGACCTGGTGTACAATCCCTCCGGGGCGTTTCTGCCGAGCGCGCAGGCCTCGCTGGAGGCGGAGTTTAAGCGCAGGCTACGCAGCGGTTACAGTATCGAGTTCCATAACCTGTTCTGCATCACCAACCTGCCCGTTAGCCGCTTTCTGGATTACCTGGTGCAGAGCGGCAACTACGACACCTACATGGAGAAGCTGGTGAATGCCTTTAACCCGGTGGCAGCTGCGGGAGTGATGTGCCGCAACACCATTTCCGTTGGCTGGGATGGCTACCTGTACGACTGCGACTTCAACCAGATGCTGGAGCTGCAAGTGGAGCAAAGTTCTCCCCGGCACATTCGCGATTTTAACGCGGCAGTTTTAGACAGGCGCAGTATCGTGCTAAACCAGCACTGCTATGGCTGCACCGCTGGGGCGGGCTCGAGTTGCGGCGGAGAAACGGTGAAGTGAAAGAAGTTTAGCGGCACCTGGTCTGGACGAACCACCCGGCAGAAATAGAGCAAGTACAGGCTGGTAGTCCGCTCTTAGCACTTTCCCAGGGCTGTTGTTTACCAGGGAGGTGCCGTGCCTTTTTGTTACATTGGATAAAACAGAAGAAGATAAAAGATGAGTGATTATTTAGAGGCGGCCAAGCTGGTGTACGAAGATGCTGCGAACAATCCGCAGAAAGGGCTCTGCTGCACCACCACGCCTGTCTGGCAGCTACCAGAGCTTGCTGTTCCGTCTAAAATGCTGGAGATGAACTACGGATGCGGTTCTACTGTAAACCCGCGCGACCTGAGCCATAACCCCACGGTGCTCTATGTTGGCGTGGGAGGGGGAATGGAGCTGCTGCAGTTCTCATACTTTACGCGCAGGCCCGGTGCTGTAATTGGGGTGGACCCCGTAGACCGAATGCTGGCGGTGTGTGCCGAGAACCTGCAGCTTGCGGAGCAGGAGAACAGCTGGTTCGAGCGCGATTTTGTAGAGTTGCGCCACGGCGATGCCCTGCAGTTGCCTGTAGAAGACAATTCGGTGGATGTGGCGGCCCAGAACTGCCTGTTTAACATATTCAGAAAGGAAGAGCTGGAGGTAGCGCTTGCCGAAATGTACCGCGTGCTGAAGCCACACGGCAGATTGGTGCTCTCGGACCCCATCAGTGAAGATTACATGCCTGAGAACCTGCGCAACGATGACCGCCTGCGGGCGCTGTGCCTTAGCGGGGCTATGCCGCTGCAGCAGTACATCGATTTCATTACCGGTATTGGCTTTGGCACGGTGGAGGTGAGGGCTAAGCGCCCTTACCGTGTGTTGGCGCCGGGCCAGTACGACACCGAAAGTATGATCTTTATCGAAAGCGTGGAAATCTGTGCCATCAAAGATCCTATGCCGGCTGATGGCCCCTGTGTGTTTACAGGAAAGCATGCCATCTACTTCGGAGAGGAGGACTTCTTTGACGATGGAAAAGGGCACACCCTGCTGCACAACCAGCCTTTGGCCGTGTGCGATAAAACTGCCAGTGCTTTAGAGAAGCTGGGTAGGAAGGATATACATCTTACCGCGTCTACCTGGTTTTACGATGGAGGCGGATGCTGCTAAGGTATCGGGCTTATTAACTACAACAGATATCGTGCACCCTTTGGGCAGGCTGTGAGGCTTTTGTTGAGCAGCAGGCAAGTTAGCGAATGAAGATTCTCTTAACAGCGCTCTTATCAGTTGTGTTTGGGAGCTTTTGCTTTGCCCAAGAATATACCCTTGACTCTGCCTGGACAACTCATGGGCAGCAGTTTCAGGTAAGGCTTGAGCAAGGCGAAGCTTCCAACCTTCCCTCAAACACAAAGATGTCTTTATTTCGGAATGGCGGGTTACTGTTCAGTGACTCCTTATGGTGCAGTAGCCTGTACATGGAGTTAGCGGATATGAACGATGACGGCTTCGATGATTTGCTGCTTTATCAAGGCGCAGGGGCAAGGGCTAACGAAACATATAACCTGTTTCTTTACATAAAGGAGAAGAACACCTATCAGAAAGTACAAAGGTATGCTGAGTGGCCAAACCTGCGCAAAACCGGGATAAGAGGCGTATTAGCGGCCACCATACTTACTGGAACAGTAGAGTACAGATTTTTTGAATTAGACAGGTCGGGAAAGCTAACCGACTTAGGTATTACAGTAGAAGATCGGTCGTTTGATGGGAAAGGCTATCAAAAAGGCCTTAAGAAGGTAAGGCGTTTAAGACACTAGAAGTACGCGGCTCAACAAGCTTATAAGCGAGGCTTTGGCTACGATAAATCCCTGCCTTGTGCCAGCACCCCCTGCAGAACAGGCAAGCTGCCGCAGCCTCAACCAGAGTATTTGCAAGATTGGTTTGAAAAAGATACCTTAGCAAAGGATAATCCTGTCTTTCCTTCGTCCTGATCGCATGCACAACACCGATGACCTCCCTCTTCTCCAGGAAAAATGGCTGCAGCTGAAAGGCGGGGACGGTGATGCCCTTAAATTCCTCTTCGACCGCTACGCAAACGACCTGTACAACTATGGCACAAAGTTTACGCAGGACACCGACCTGGTAAAGGAGTGTGTGCAAGAGATCTTCGTGACCGTTTGGAACAGGCGTGGCTTTCTGGGGGAGCCGGTTAATGTGAAGAATTATCTTCTGAAATCATACAGGCGCTTGCTTTTCAAGCAGCTGGGCACGCGGCAAAACTATGCCGTTTACAGCGAGACTGCTGCTAACTATAGTTTTCAGGTAGAGCTGAGCGCAGAGGAAAGGCTGATCGCACAGGAGCGCAGAAGTGCGGCGCGGGAACGGTTGGAGCGTGCTTTGGCTTCTCTCACGGCCCGGCAGCGGGAGGCGGTTTTTCTGAAATTCCACGAGAACCTGTCGTATGAGGAGATTGCGGAAGTGATGGACATCTCCGTGAAAGCCACCTACAAGCTTATGGCTATAGCGCTCAGCGAGTTGCGTGACAACCTCTCCCAGGATCACTTTATGCTTCTGTTGGTGCTGGCTTTGGTAATGGCCTGCAGCTGTTACATTTAAAGTCTTCCCCTTCAGCTAACTTTCTCAGCGTAATACCTACCTATCCTTTCGGGAGTTATTATTTGCCCCCTGTGCTCCCAATCCTTAAGGTTAAATTTAATTTTTTCAAAAATTTATTCTTGTGCATGGGGTGATTTTCCCTTTTGGCCCCTTATTAGGGAAAAGCACAGCCATGAACAGCCCCGCCACCGACTACAGTAGCTACGAAACAGAGGACTTCCTTAACGACAAGCAGTTTGTTGCCTGGGTGCAACACCCCTCAGCTGATCAGGATCGCTATTGGGAGCAGGTACAGCAGGAGTATCCGCTGAAAGCTTACCAGATGGAGGAGGCCCGGCGCCTGGTCCAAAAGCTAAGCTTCAGAGCCAGCACGATGGAGCAGGCAGAGCAGCAGCAGCTGTGGCGCGCTATCTCAGAGGAAGCCGGCCTTACCCGCAAGTCAGTACCGCTGGCGGCGCAGTGGCTGAGAAAGGCAGGGGCAGCTGTGGTAGCCTTAATGCTGTTGTCGCTTGCGCTGTACTTCTACAACAGCAGCAGACATAAGCAGTTCCGTACGGCCTACGGGCAGGTGGCTACGCTGGTGCTGCCGGATAGCTCTGTTGTCACGCTAAACGCTAATTCAGAGATCAGGTATGCCAGCGACTGGGACGCGGACGAGCCCCGGGAGGTGTGGCTGGAGGGAGAGGCCTTTTTTGAAGTGAACCACTTGCACCGGCAGGGTAGCGTGAAGCCGGGAGAGCGGTTTGTTGTGCACACAGGCGATATGGACGTGGAGGTGCTGGGTACTTCGTTTAACGTGCAAAAGCGCAGAGGAGCCACCCAGGTGGCCCTGCAGACGGGTAAAGTCAGGCTGGCCCTAGAGGGCGCTTCGTCTCCGGTGGTGATGAAGCCCGGAGATGTGGTGGCCTACACACCGGCGAACAGTAAGCTGGTGCAGTGGCAGGCAGACCCGCAGCTAGCTTCAGCCTGGCGCGGAGGGCTGCTCGTGTTTCAGGATACCCCGCTGGCGGAGATACTTACCTACATCGAAGATACCTATGGCTATCAGGTGGAGCTGAAGGACGAAGACCTGGCACAAAGAAGGCTGTCTGGGAGGTTCAGGAGCAGGAATGAAGAGGCGCTGCTGCAGGCTGTAGCGGCAGCCTTGGGCATTTCCATTACCAAGGACCCGGCATCCCGGAAACTCATTATCCGAAACTAAGCTGCACTCACGCCAACCCCTAGTCATGATGAACACCAGGAAAACAAACTGCCTTGTTGGGCTTGCCCTGTGCCTGCTGCTATGTATGTGCCACACCGCCAGGGCACGCCAGCAGGCAAACCAAAAAAACGAAGCTGCCACGGCAGTTAGGTTGCCCCTGGCACAAGTGCTGCAAAAGCTAACAGGGCTTTATGGGATTAACTTTATCTATGAGCAAGGGCTTTTGGCGGGAAGAGAGGCCTCCTACAATGCTGAGCAGTTAAAGAACAGGGCTCCAGCTGTAGCGCTTGAAGAGATCCTGAGGCCTCTCGGGCTGCGCTTCCGTAACATTGACAATCAGAACTACGCTATTTTTCCGGAGGAGGAGCAGGAGAAGACAGCAGGTGCCGGTGGTGCTGAGGTGTCGCTAACGCCCCAGGACGCGCGGCAGGACGGACAGATAAGCGGCCGGGTGGAGGATATGGCGCATGCGCCGGTGCCTTACGCTACAGTGGCTCTTTTTTCTTCGGCAGATTCTACCCATTTGGCTACCCGGCTGACCGACGAAAGTGGTTATTACCTGTTCAAGGGTGTTCCGTACGGAACGTACTTTCTGCAGGTATCCTATGTGGGCTATGATAAAGCGGCCAGCCCGGTAGTTAGCCTGAGCCATGGCAAGCGTGGGGCAGCTATTGGTGTGCTGCAACTTAAAGAGCGTACAGCCTCCCTGCAGGAGGTGGTTGTGGAGGGCCGAAAGCCACTGATTGAACAGGAGACAGACCGCTATGTGATGCATGTGGAGAACAGTGCCCTTGCCAGCGGCAATGCTGTGCAACTGCTTAAAGCCGCGCCGTTTGTGGAGGTGTCACCGGAGAATGAGGTGACCTTGCAGGGGAAGAAGACGATGATCCTGGTAGACAACAAGCCTGTTGCCGCCGCTGCGCTGGCAGAGGTGCTGCAAACGCTCCCGGCAGGCACTGTTTCGCAGGTGGAGCTGATCACCAACCCTTCGGCCAGGTACGACGCGGCCTATGGGGCGGTGATCAACATCGTTACGCGTAAAGATCAGGCACAGGGCCTGACCGCCACCCTCAGAACAGAGGCGTCGCAGGGCGATTTCGGGCGGCTGAACGTTAACGGCAGGCTTACTTACAAGCACCGCGGGCTAACGCTCTTTGGTATGGGAGGGTACAACCGGTTCAACTTTCAGACCCACGATCGCCTGGACAGGCTACTGCGTGCAGAGTTGCCCGGGGGGCTGGTAGAGGAGGAGATCACCCGCACTTTTTACCAGGATATCTACAGTTTTCAGGCGGGGGCCAACCTGCAGGTAGGCAGGAACCAACAAATGGGCGTGCTGGTGGAGGGGCAGCAGAACCAGACGGAGGGCACTTTCGTCTCCTACGACAGGTTCAGCACCATGGGGCTTCCGGTAGATTCGGTGCTGCTGACAGACAGCCCTTTTTCAAATAAACCCCATCACCTAAACTATCATCTCTATTACAGTCTTTTGGGAGATTCCGCCAACAGTGAGCTGTATGTTCTGGCAACCTACACGCCTGTCCGGCGCGAGTTGCAGCAGTATTTCCCGTCTGCCTTGCTGGGGCAAGGCAATGATACCCTGCGCATACCGCAGCCCTACAGAACGACCAACAGTTACGCGTTCGATATCTGGGTAGCGCAGGCCGATTACAGTTATGCGCTTGGTAAAAGCTGGCAACTGGAGGCGGGGCTGAAACACCAAGCAACGGACTCCCGGCAGGTTATAGACTTTGAGGCAGAGGAAGGCGGGCGGCTGTCGCGACAGGCCGGGAGCTCTAGCAACAATCACCTGGCGGAGGCAATTACAGGCGGGTATGGCATCCTTAGTAAGAACTGGGAACAGGACCGGTTGCAGTTGGGTGTTCGGCTGGAGCACACGAAAATGCGCTATGTCGGGCACTATGAACAGGACTACCTGCAAGCCTTTCCGACGCTGCGGTACAGGCGCCTGTTTGGCGAGGCCGGAGAACTTGCCTTTTCTTACCGCCGGACCATCAACCGAGTGCCTTACGATGAGTTGGTGCCTTACACGCTCTACATCAACCATTACACAGTTTTTGAGGGAAACCCATCGCTCAAGCCGCAGTACGACCACATTTTTTCTCTCAATACCAGGTTGAGCCAGCTCGGCATCAACATAACATTTACCTCCAGCGAAGGGCGGTTCGCACAGTTCCCCATCCGGCAGGATTTTGAGACGAGGGTGACATACGCCGCTTTGCAGAACCTGGAAAGCGCTTCTGACCTTGCCGTGGATGTGTCTTACCCGCTGCAGCTAACTTCCTGGTGGAGCACCGAAAACAGCGGTACAGTATTCGGGTGGTCCAGCGCCCGGGGTCGGGTGCTGGGCGAGTCCTTCAGCGCCTCAGGTGCCTGGTGCGCGTTTCGGTCGCTCCATGCGTTCAAGCTGCACCCCAGCGTAACCCTGGAGCTGAATGGCTCTTACAGGTCTGCACGGAAGGCGGAGCTGACCTATACAGGAAGCAACGGAAACGTAAACCTGGGGCTGTTGGTTCAGCTGCTGAAGGGCAAAGGGCAGCTGCGGGTAGGGGCGGAGGAGGTGCTGGGGCAGAACAGCTACTATACCAGCCAGAACTTTGGCGTGTACCGCACGCAACGGCACCGCTCTTTTGACAGCCAACGGCTAACGGTAGGGCTAACTTTTAACCTGGGCCAGGCGAAGGTAAAAGCACCTGTTCCAAAGTTAGGCAACGAGGAGGCGGTGGACAGGCTGTAGCGTAAGCTGTAGGGGAGGAGCATACGTATAATGTGCGGAGGGAGAGGCTTTACTTTCTGCTTTAGCTTCTGATGAAGTATATTTTGGGGAGTGGCTTGCTGCTACCGTGTTTGATGAAGCGCCGCCGGGTGCCGTACTTACCCTGCACAGCTAATCCTATGAAAAGGCCTTCTGCAATACATCTCCTACAAAATACGCCAGCGAGGCAGCAAGGCCCCCGAGCAGGAGTGTTTCACCGATGCCCACGAGCAGGCTCCGCTGTGTCACCAGGCTTTTAAGGCTCCCTACCAGTGCCAGGGCCACACCCGTCAGGATGCTGGAATACAGGAACAGCTGCGTGTTGCCCGCATGTAACCCACTACCTGCAACAAGATAGGAAAGCAGTGGGATGGAACCGATCAGCACAAAGCTGATAAAGGTAACAGAGGCCGTTTTAACCGGAGTTTTATCATCCTGAGTCATCCCAAGCTCCTCCTTCATCATGGTGTCGACCCACACTTCTTTATTTGAAGTGATCACCTCTACCACCTGGTCCAGCAACTCGCCCTGAAAGCCCTTTGCTGCGTAGGCCTCCCGTATTTCCTCGACTTCACGGTCCGGCAGGTTGTCTACTTCCCAATACTCCGTGGCCTTATGCCTGTCAAAGTTGTCGCGCGAAGCCTTGGTGGAGAAGAAATTGCCAACCGACATGGAAAAGCCGTCGGCAATCAGGTTTGCCAGCCCCAGTATGATCACAACAGAGGTATTGAAGTTTGCCCCTTCGGCACCTGCCACAACTGCAAAGGTGGTAATGGCACCGTCTATTCCACCATAGACAAACTCAGCAATGTATTCCTTGTTAAAGAAGAGGAGCTTTTCTCTTGCGTGGAGGCGGTCTTCAAGCATAGCGCTGGTTAGGTTAGAGGTTAAAGGCTGTCTCAGCGACGGGTACTCCTCACATCAGCCATACTTCCCCATGTACGGGAAAAGGGGAGGCCGGAAATGTGCGTAAGATGGTAAAGCGCAAGGTATACGTGCTGTGTAAAGTACAGAAAAGCAGTGAGACAGCAAAGAAAGCAGACTGGCCCTTCTTGCTTAGGGCCAGCCTGCTCAGTTTAGCCAGGGTTACTCCCTTGCCATACTTTGCAGAAAGTCCCGTACTTCCTTGGTGTCATACTCCGCCATTCCTTCCTGCCGTGCCACCACCTGGCCGTCCGGAGAAATAATAAACGTAGTGGGGATGGCATTGGAGTAAAACTCCTGCGGAAGCTGACCGGCTGGCATGTACACCGGAAACGTAAAGCCCTTTTTAGCGATAAACTTCTGCACCTTCTCCATGCCGCCTTCGTCTACAGAGAGCATCACGAACGCTATTTTATCAGAGCCGACTTTTTCGTACAGGCTTTGTATGTTGGGCATTTCAGCCACACATGGCGGGCACCAGGTAGCCCAGATGTTCAGGAAGATTACTTTTCCCTTTAGGCTCTCGAAACTGACCGTGCTGCCATCGAGGGTTCTCATCTTAAAGCCTTTGCCTGCCATGTGGCCGCTGTTTGCTGCGCCTCCTGTAGCTGTTTCGGAAGAAACTACGGCGCTTTCTGCTGTGGCCACTGCCGGCACATCGGCTTTTCGTATTCCTGTGGCAAGCAGCAGCCGCTGTACCTGCCCTATTGCCTCGGTATGAAGGCCTGTTAGGTACAGGGTGCCGAAGATAGCCAGCATGACAGCCCAGGCAGGTATATTTTTGAGGGAGAATTTATACTTGTTCATTTTGATTTCTTATGTTGAATGGATGTTCTTTTTAACGTTTTATAAGCGCTTTGCCGTCGCCTGCCTCCTAAAGCCGGAGACCAAGGCAGCGCCACTGCCTTGCATGAATAAGCAGCGGAAGGGGGCGCTTAAAGCTGCTACAGAATGCCTGTATGCACCTTGCAGGTAAGCTTCCCGAGCATGTTCCGCCTACACGTACAGTGCTCCAGGTGTGGCGTTAACTGCTGCACAAAGCACTCACTGCACAGGCGGTAGGTTACCTGCTGCGCCGGATAGGCACAAGTATACTTTAGGAGTGTTGCGGCGGGTCTGGCTCGGCTTTTAAATTAGGGGAGAGGTGCTTTCTTGCAGCCGGTATACTTAGTTTATGCAGCATAAGCGGTGCCTGCAGCTGGTGCTGGTGCAGTGGCGTAACTAAAGCATATACCTGCTGGCCGCAATCTGTGGCAGCGTTTGCATCCTGCCGCCCGGCGGGTGTCTGGTGCTTCAGGCAACCCTTCCGGCAGCTGCGTTTCACCAGGTGCTTTGCTGAGCAGGCTTTCTTCAGCACGCTTTGTGCCTCACCCGGATCACGTAGCACACCATTGCCGGGCTGCGGCAGGGTGAACAGCAGAAGAACTGTGCTGAAAAACAAAAGCAGGTATCCTTTCATATGCTTTTACAAGCTAATAAACTGGCAGCCCTGAAACTGCTGTGCCAGTCCGGCCCAACAGGTGACTTTCTTGCCAGCTATGGTAAAATTACAACATCAGGCATTTAGGAGCAAGCAAGTCCGCAGGTAGTGATGTGGTATAAAGAAGTGGCCTCTGCCATTAATAAACACACCGTTAGCGGTAGCCGAATGTATAAACGTGCCCGTATCTCGGATTCATACTTGCTGTTCTGCTTCATAGGATGTTCAGTGGCAGTAACAGATTCCCCTACCCGTACTTTATAAAAACTCCTCCTGTCAGGCAACCTCTCTCTATCATATAGCATCTACAATATATTAACCCTCTGCTGTAGCCTTATACCGGAATAGGTTAACCTTACCTAAACAACTAAAACTATGATGATCAAAAGAACCCTGCTGCTGCTCTTCTTCCTCGGAAATCTGGCACTTGCTCAAGCACAGCAAACCCAACTGGTAAATGTCGGCAACCACTCCCTGGAGATGATCCAGGCCGGAACAGGAGAATACACCGTTATCTTCGAATCTGGCTTCGGCACACCTTATACAGTGTGGGGCAACGTGGCATCTGAAGTGATGCAAACAAACCAGGTGATGCTGTACTCCAGAGCCGGAACAGGC includes:
- a CDS encoding arsenosugar biosynthesis-associated peroxidase-like protein, producing the protein MEKTYYNPADLSKFGNISELQPEMGRKFFDYYGEVFKEGALTAREKALIALAVSHAVQCPYCIDAYSTDCLEKGADENQMMEAVHVAAAIKGGAALVHGVQMMNKIKELTM
- the arsS gene encoding arsenosugar biosynthesis radical SAM (seleno)protein ArsS (Some members of this family are selenoproteins.); this encodes MGSSVKSLKGRQHELSDAFFQLNVLQAPTQHGDQFPAFAGRLQEHGLYPLKPTGTTILQVNMGKMCNQTCKHCHVDAGPDRKEIMTREIMHQCLEALQQSPNITTVDLTGGAPEMNPDFRWFVEELSKLGRQVIVRCNLTIILANKKYHDLPAFFKQHGVHVVSSLPYFQASRTDAQRGDGVFEKSIKALQMLNEVGYGLEGSDLVLDLVYNPSGAFLPSAQASLEAEFKRRLRSGYSIEFHNLFCITNLPVSRFLDYLVQSGNYDTYMEKLVNAFNPVAAAGVMCRNTISVGWDGYLYDCDFNQMLELQVEQSSPRHIRDFNAAVLDRRSIVLNQHCYGCTAGAGSSCGGETVK
- the arsM gene encoding arsenosugar biosynthesis arsenite methyltransferase ArsM; translated protein: MSDYLEAAKLVYEDAANNPQKGLCCTTTPVWQLPELAVPSKMLEMNYGCGSTVNPRDLSHNPTVLYVGVGGGMELLQFSYFTRRPGAVIGVDPVDRMLAVCAENLQLAEQENSWFERDFVELRHGDALQLPVEDNSVDVAAQNCLFNIFRKEELEVALAEMYRVLKPHGRLVLSDPISEDYMPENLRNDDRLRALCLSGAMPLQQYIDFITGIGFGTVEVRAKRPYRVLAPGQYDTESMIFIESVEICAIKDPMPADGPCVFTGKHAIYFGEEDFFDDGKGHTLLHNQPLAVCDKTASALEKLGRKDIHLTASTWFYDGGGCC
- a CDS encoding RNA polymerase sigma factor, producing the protein MHNTDDLPLLQEKWLQLKGGDGDALKFLFDRYANDLYNYGTKFTQDTDLVKECVQEIFVTVWNRRGFLGEPVNVKNYLLKSYRRLLFKQLGTRQNYAVYSETAANYSFQVELSAEERLIAQERRSAARERLERALASLTARQREAVFLKFHENLSYEEIAEVMDISVKATYKLMAIALSELRDNLSQDHFMLLLVLALVMACSCYI
- a CDS encoding FecR family protein; amino-acid sequence: MNSPATDYSSYETEDFLNDKQFVAWVQHPSADQDRYWEQVQQEYPLKAYQMEEARRLVQKLSFRASTMEQAEQQQLWRAISEEAGLTRKSVPLAAQWLRKAGAAVVALMLLSLALYFYNSSRHKQFRTAYGQVATLVLPDSSVVTLNANSEIRYASDWDADEPREVWLEGEAFFEVNHLHRQGSVKPGERFVVHTGDMDVEVLGTSFNVQKRRGATQVALQTGKVRLALEGASSPVVMKPGDVVAYTPANSKLVQWQADPQLASAWRGGLLVFQDTPLAEILTYIEDTYGYQVELKDEDLAQRRLSGRFRSRNEEALLQAVAAALGISITKDPASRKLIIRN
- a CDS encoding outer membrane beta-barrel family protein; the protein is MMNTRKTNCLVGLALCLLLCMCHTARARQQANQKNEAATAVRLPLAQVLQKLTGLYGINFIYEQGLLAGREASYNAEQLKNRAPAVALEEILRPLGLRFRNIDNQNYAIFPEEEQEKTAGAGGAEVSLTPQDARQDGQISGRVEDMAHAPVPYATVALFSSADSTHLATRLTDESGYYLFKGVPYGTYFLQVSYVGYDKAASPVVSLSHGKRGAAIGVLQLKERTASLQEVVVEGRKPLIEQETDRYVMHVENSALASGNAVQLLKAAPFVEVSPENEVTLQGKKTMILVDNKPVAAAALAEVLQTLPAGTVSQVELITNPSARYDAAYGAVINIVTRKDQAQGLTATLRTEASQGDFGRLNVNGRLTYKHRGLTLFGMGGYNRFNFQTHDRLDRLLRAELPGGLVEEEITRTFYQDIYSFQAGANLQVGRNQQMGVLVEGQQNQTEGTFVSYDRFSTMGLPVDSVLLTDSPFSNKPHHLNYHLYYSLLGDSANSELYVLATYTPVRRELQQYFPSALLGQGNDTLRIPQPYRTTNSYAFDIWVAQADYSYALGKSWQLEAGLKHQATDSRQVIDFEAEEGGRLSRQAGSSSNNHLAEAITGGYGILSKNWEQDRLQLGVRLEHTKMRYVGHYEQDYLQAFPTLRYRRLFGEAGELAFSYRRTINRVPYDELVPYTLYINHYTVFEGNPSLKPQYDHIFSLNTRLSQLGINITFTSSEGRFAQFPIRQDFETRVTYAALQNLESASDLAVDVSYPLQLTSWWSTENSGTVFGWSSARGRVLGESFSASGAWCAFRSLHAFKLHPSVTLELNGSYRSARKAELTYTGSNGNVNLGLLVQLLKGKGQLRVGAEEVLGQNSYYTSQNFGVYRTQRHRSFDSQRLTVGLTFNLGQAKVKAPVPKLGNEEAVDRL
- a CDS encoding VIT1/CCC1 transporter family protein, which translates into the protein MLEDRLHAREKLLFFNKEYIAEFVYGGIDGAITTFAVVAGAEGANFNTSVVIILGLANLIADGFSMSVGNFFSTKASRDNFDRHKATEYWEVDNLPDREVEEIREAYAAKGFQGELLDQVVEVITSNKEVWVDTMMKEELGMTQDDKTPVKTASVTFISFVLIGSIPLLSYLVAGSGLHAGNTQLFLYSSILTGVALALVGSLKSLVTQRSLLVGIGETLLLGGLAASLAYFVGDVLQKAFS
- a CDS encoding TlpA family protein disulfide reductase — translated: MNKYKFSLKNIPAWAVMLAIFGTLYLTGLHTEAIGQVQRLLLATGIRKADVPAVATAESAVVSSETATGGAANSGHMAGKGFKMRTLDGSTVSFESLKGKVIFLNIWATWCPPCVAEMPNIQSLYEKVGSDKIAFVMLSVDEGGMEKVQKFIAKKGFTFPVYMPAGQLPQEFYSNAIPTTFIISPDGQVVARQEGMAEYDTKEVRDFLQSMARE